One Hevea brasiliensis isolate MT/VB/25A 57/8 chromosome 6, ASM3005281v1, whole genome shotgun sequence genomic window, tgcagatttcaggctttgttgtatccttgaggtatattgccataaccttgcagcaatctagtgggggcaattaataccttaaagatagtgattcatcacgcctcaaagcctattctacacccactgcctcaacacGAGATTGCTCTTGTCTGCCCTTTCCATGCACTCCTATAAAAGGGCAGCAGATGCCCATGAAGGCTAGACAGGATTGAGAGTTTCAATTTTAGAGTTTAATTAGCTAGAGCCTCTCTCTATTCTTTAACAAATTTTCAGAAAACTATGGCTGCAACCTTATTTCATGGCCGCTCTGACAGTTTACCCTCTAGACCACACCCTCTCATGTCCCAGTTGGATGATCACATCTGCAGATTAAGGGCTTCTGAAGCTACTTCAGCATCATCAACTTCAATTTCCCACAAGCTTGATGTCCTTCAAGATCTCCATGAGTGTGTCGATAAATTGCTCCTTTTGCCTCTAACTCAACAGGGACTAGCCCAAGAGAACAATCGCAAGTGCGTCGATGAGTTACTTGATGGATCTCTTAGACTTCTTGATGTTTGTAACTCTACTAAGGATGCATTGTTGCAGACAAAGGAATACTGTCTGGAGCTTCAATCCACTATTCGCAGAAGACAAGGTGGTGAAAATGGTCTTGCAATTGAGGTTAGGAAATATCTGACCTCTAGGAAGATGGCAAACAAGGCAATCAAAAAGGCCTTGACCAATTTGAAGGGTTTAGAGAACAAATGCTCCTTCTCCTGCATTGACACAGGAAATGAGATTGCAACCTTGGTTAATTTGTTAAGAGAGGTTCAAGCAATCACTCTCTGTGTCTTGAAATCCTTCTTGACTTTCATCTCTGGCCCAAAGGCACAGTCCAAGCCAAGCCACTGGTCCTTGGTCTCCAAGCTTGTCCTCCACAAAAGAATAGCATCTGAGGAAGGAGAAACGCAGGAGAATGAATTTGTAATGGCGGATGCTGCATTGGAATTTCTTGTGGGATGCAAGACTGA contains:
- the LOC110641562 gene encoding uncharacterized protein LOC110641562, whose product is MAATLFHGRSDSLPSRPHPLMSQLDDHICRLRASEATSASSTSISHKLDVLQDLHECVDKLLLLPLTQQGLAQENNRKCVDELLDGSLRLLDVCNSTKDALLQTKEYCLELQSTIRRRQGGENGLAIEVRKYLTSRKMANKAIKKALTNLKGLENKCSFSCIDTGNEIATLVNLLREVQAITLCVLKSFLTFISGPKAQSKPSHWSLVSKLVLHKRIASEEGETQENEFVMADAALEFLVGCKTECKYDNYMLMDNVKSHLKNLEVCIQDLEEGTQSLFRRMVKTRVSLLNILN